TTGCCAGTTAATGGCTCCGCTTTGCTGTCGAATGGAACACCGACTGTGTCCCCACTGCTATTAAATTCCCCCGCGTTTTCGGATTATATCTCTTTGAATTCCCCCGCGTTTTCGGATTATATCTCTTTGACCACTGTATCACCTCTTCAACTTTTAAATTCGACTCTGAATGCGGATCCCATTACAAAAATAGAGGTGGCAACGTCTTTGGCCCTTACCGTGGGAATCGTAAACGTAAGTTATCTTTtcagaatttattttaaaaaacgtTTGTCTAATTTTAATTCTTTATCAGCTCCTAATGGCTTTTCTAAGACTGGGAACCCTGTCATCGCTTTTGAGCGAACCTCTGGTGAATGGATTCACCACTGCTGCAGCGTGTCACGTGGTCACCGCCCAGCTCAAGGATGTGCTGGGCATCTCAGTACCCCGCCACAAGGGCGCATTCAAGATCATATACACGGTTATTGACGTTGTCAAGGGAGTGCCGCAAACGAATCTTGTGAACTTTGGCTTCTGTATGGCAGTGATCGGATTCATGATGATCTGCAATGAGATCTTAAAGCCGCGACTGAGTAAAAAGTGTCGCTTTCCCCTGCCTGCGGAGCTGATTATGGTGATCGGTGGCACTTTGATCTCCAGATGGTTCAACCTTTATGTTGAGTACAACGTCAATCCAGTGGGAACAATACCCAGTGGCTTACCAGAACCCGCTCTGCCGCGCTTGGATCTTGTACCAAAGGTGGCTGTGGATTCGATTGCCATTGCTATAGTCACCTACTCCATAATCATGTCCATGGGCCTAACGTTCGCCAAGAAGCATGGATACGAGGTCAGGCCGAATCAGGAGCTGTTCGCCATGGGTATTGGGAACATGGTTGGCGGCTGCTTCTCCTGCATTCCCATGGCGTGCTCTCTGTCTAGATCCGTGATCCAGGATCAGACTGGTGGTGTTTCACAGATAGCTTCATTGGTCTCCGCCTCGCTGGTGATCGTCACTCTCATGTGGATCGGACCCTTTTTCAGCAGTTTGCCAAGGGTGAGTCATATACTTGGcttaattattttgcaaatcTTATTTATTGGTTTATGCCTACACTTAGTGCGTTCTGGCTGGCGTCATTATAGTGGCACTGAAACCGATGTTTATGCAGGCGAAGGAGTTGAAAAAGTTCTCCAAGCAAGGCAAGCTGGAGATGTTCACATGGATATCTACGTTCCTCTGCGTTATAGTCATCGATATTGATATTGGGTAGGTTCAAATTTTatattgcattttgcatttaaacaATAATGTGTTTATCATTCTATTACAGTCTTTTGATTGGCATCTGCATTTCCTTGTTGGCTCTGTATATCAAGGGATTGAAGCCGTATTCCTGCCTTTTGGGCTATATGCCAGAGGCGCCAGGCATCTATATGGATCTCAACCAGCACCGAAACGCCATGCAGGTTCCCGAAGTCCGCATCTTCCGCTACAGTGGATCTCTAAACTTTGCCACCAGCCTGTTCTTCCGGCGTGCTCTATACGAAGCCGTTGGCCTGGATAAGATTCCTCTAACGAaagtcagcagcagcaatagcaatagtCCCAGCAAGGGCAGCAAATCGAGTTATTCCCCAGTATCGCAGAACGGCGGCAAGGCGATCAATGGCAAGTTAGATGAGACATCTGGTGCGTTCAAGGTGCTCGTCCTCGATTTCTCCATGCTGGGACACATAGATGTGGCGGGATGTCGCACACTTACGGATCTGAGCAAGGAGCTGAAAGTGCGAGGAGCCCGTTTGTTGTTAGCTAGCCCCGTAGATCGGGTGTACGATACCCTGGTGCACAGTATGGCCCTCAGCGAAGGACCTTTTGAGATCTTCCCCACCCTGCACGATTGTGTGGAATACGCCAATGCCTGTCGAACAGCGTGAGAGGGTGATCCTGCTCCAGACTCCCCAGTTAACTGGGGCAGAGAGCCAAACCACGTTTTGTGATATGTCCAAGTGATAGCTTGTGAATCGTAGCATCAAAACCCCCTTCCTAGTTGctaaaatctattttaaacTGAATAGAAACAATGTCGCCGTCTACAATCAAGCAGAATAGGCTAAGTTTGTTTAAGTGCCTCCAAACACAATTGATTTTTGTACTTAAAGCATACACAGCCCACCAGTCAGGCAACCGAAGAACTTCAATCGATCAATGAAGTGCATTAATTTAGTGCAATTTGTACCAAAATGAACAATTCAAAAACACACAATTAGTCTGTAAGGTTGATATGTATGGAGATGTATAAACTGTAcataaacatttcaaatttgttgcATTTCTTGTAGTGTGGATCTTAAGCGGGTCGGCATCGAACTTCTAACACAAATGTGAAGCCTACCTTTAGGGTTTCTCAACAAAAGAGCTATTCAATTTCCGTATGTAAGTATGCGTACCGGAAATCCGATCTCTCCATATCGGAAAGCCAAATCAGTGCGGAATTTAGAACAGGGCGGTGTTGTGTTAAATTTGGCAAGATTTTAAGATGCCTCCAGATAAAGAGGATAACAATAAACAGAACGattatgtaaataataaaaagtgaCATGTGGCGTTAATTTTGAGatataatattaaacaatattaaacaTATGTTTAAGATCAAGGAATAGGATAAAAagtggcatttgcatttaaagtTACCgcaatttttttaaactaattatttttgtgtgggTGGAAAGGTAACAGAGTAATGGAGAGGGAAATTGGATGCCGTGAGGGTCTTTCTGATGTGAGTCTCTTGTCAAACTTTAGAAAGTGCAAACTCGAACAGAAACATGTAATTGAACCATATTCTATCAATCCTTAGAATATTTGTTAAACAGTTTtctgggcaaaaaaaaatagtgcACTTTAAAATgattcatatatttatgtacatagGATTCTTGAGACTGCCATATTGGTCGGAAATGCCTGACCTGATCGGCAGACATTATAGTCAGCGGTTGGCTGACACATCGACACGTACAATCACTGGAGCTGACACCGACCAATTAGCAGGCACATGACTAAACTGAGATGTGTATTTTTGGCTATTTGTTAGCCCAAtatctgtgtgtttgcgtGGGAGGAGGTGGAACATGCTCTCAGCGGCGGCCAAAAGGGAATACAGTTGTTCCAACTGATTAGCCATTTAATGACTTTGGCCCGAGGCCACAGAATGCACTTGGAGTTTGCTTTAGACTTGTGTGGCGCTTGGGAAAAACTACATGACTTGAGTTGGTCAAGATCTGGGATTCAGTTGCGTTTTGCGGTTGTCCACCAAAATAAATGCCAGCCCTCAAGTTCGAATTTTGGAAGGTCACTTTGCATGTAAATATTGTTTCGGTCagttcatttattttaagaatttttagtaaaataattattttatttcggtATATTCATCTGAgcttaaaaaatgctttaCAATTAGCTCTCGATAACCTTTCAACTTTCACAATGCATTATTCAAGAGCTCTACACATTCCCATAGActcattaatttattaatggaatatgcaaattattgaTTGATCGAGACAGCTTAGATACAAAGATCAGTAAATGGAGAAGGCATAAGTAGAGTTATAGTCATATGAGTTATGAGAATAAAACATGTGAGAATCAAAATAATGACAATGGCAGAATAAATGTAGTTTTTCTAAATGTTTCACTTTAGTTTTCTTTCGATAATTATGTGTTTCGCTGTGTTATTTTGGTTGTTTGCTCAGTTCggttaacattttaattatattttccaCTAATTCCCGTCTTTGACTCATTCCAATCAGTCAAAGTGCCACAATTTAACGCCTTTGACGCTCGTCACCTTCGCCGAGCTCAACGAGGCTTTCAACTCGCTCACACTAATCGGATCTCAGTAAGTATATTTTCATAGGCGAAATTGACTGGTTTAAATTAAGAATTCCCCATAACATTAATGATTCTTAACTGCTTGAGAAAGAAAAAACGCAGCACTTGTCGCAAACTTCGATTTCTGAGCAATACTTTATCACGAGGCGCCTGTACTCGAGTGTGTGGAAATGGATTTTATGGCATCTATAAAACGCAAAAGGTTCCCACAGCGAGTTTATAAGATGCAAAATCAACAGGCAGAgtaattgtttttcttttttatgatttatttttatttttgccatgCAACCAACTCATTTGCGGCAAATTACGGGGATGTGGCGGGTGGCTGTTGTTAACACGGCCATAAAAGTGCTAAACAAGCCAACAATTTGAGCGCTTTTCAACCGTGCTGTCGAGTGTAAGTTAGGAGGTGTAGCTATTTGTCTATCGGCAGCTTACTTTCTGACCTTAACTTGGAAATTGCTTACAAAATTACTCGACGCAGCCAAAACCATTTGTTCGACTAACAACAAAATTGAGCTCTTAATTGCGAAGGGTTGTCCTTCGGTGCAGCAATTGAGTTTGATCAACAGAAGCCTGAAACACGGATAATAAGTATTTTGTCCTTGTGCTCTTTTGGAACCCAACCCAAAGACCTTAAAATCAAGAAAGGAAATAGgcaatatttcatttattttttataagcTTCAATAAATACAGCGATATTCCTACCTAACAAGACCAGATCAAATTTAAAGAAAGATACActtattttccatttgttttgagtttattaaataaactttatttcAATGGCATCTAGTATTTAATAAAGTTCTTAATAAAGGGAAATATAGGAAAGGGACGGAGTTATGTGGTTGCAAATGTCCCAACTCAAGAAAGACACCTGCTGAGCTAAGAAAACAATCATAGCACATAATCCTGGTTCAAGTAGCTTTTcaactatatataaatatatttgccgCCGAAGTCAACGATCCGTACATTGCCATGTGCAGACCGAAAACTAAGACAACTATCAAATTTCGTTTGcttatcaatatttatattttgcaaTTGGCCGAAATATAACACAAAGGTGCTGGCTGTGGACGACGgataatattttgtttgctcaACGCATTTTCACATGCCGATGTCGACTCTGCAGAAGGGgaaaaagccgaaaaataGATGAATAAATAAGAGAGAAGCACGAAAACATTCAGAAGTATTTGCGGTTTGTAAGCGAGTAGAGCCCCATCTCCCTCGCACCTGCTGAGCTAAGCGGCCAAAAACAGAGGCTCAAGTCGGAATTGTTGTAATTTCGAGAGACCAGGGCCAGAAAAGCCCAACAACGAAGCTCTTTGTGAGcgaaactaataaaaaaccGATCGCCCCGACTGTTCCCACAACCAGTTTCAAGCCAGCTCTCGAGCGGTGGAGTCGTCGCCGTCCCACATATAACACCTTAGTATCATAGATCCCCGATCCACTCACTCTCTGTAAGCGAGCTCCAAAACGAGGATTAGGTCCATGAGACCCCAAGTGAAACGTATAGTTTTAGCAACAAGAAATATATCCCGATAGTACAGTGATAACTCCGCTAAGGATAATGCTGCCTTGGCACATGTGACTTAACTTGAAAAGCAAATGTTAAAAGCAAgacggcaaaaaaaaaagtggttTGCCATGGGAGAACTGCAATtgacaataacaataacaacaacaagcaacaacaatcgaATAAAAACTCAATAACAATTATCGACTGCGAGTGACGCTCAAAACAAATGCAAGAAACCTGTATTAAAAAAAGTTTCATCGAAATTCGAGAGCAAATATCAACGAATATTGCATAAATTGCTATATACATTCGTATGCGTATGTAAACTTTGCAAGCTCTTTTGATCTGCATGAAGTTAAAACAAGCCGACAAGAGAAAACGAACGATATAAAAataagcaacaaaaaacagagaaatcCTGTGAATAATATTTAGTCATAACTTAAGGGACACGAAGTTTAAAACAAGTGAATGAAAATGATCAAACAACAAATGTATTAGCGTTTTTTCACCAAAAAGTTGTTTATACATAAAAGTGAAATCATTAACACTTCTACTTCTTGCCACAAAAATGTTAACTAAAAGggcttaaaataattttcttcttcttttatAGCCACTTCCCACGCTTCTGTGCATTCAAGTGCAACTAAAAATAGTAGctgtttcttttgttttgctttgtgtgtttgcaaaacaacaatttgAAGGCAATTTACATACACGAAGCTGAGAAAGAAAACCGCCAAAATTGGTTACCTAACGAAAACCTCGTTTGTGCTACGGGACGGCAAACTTGTAAGTGAATTTACTTATTGgataatatttcattttctttaAGATATCGTGCGCTTCACAGTTACAAACAGAGGTCCTTCAATTTGAaccatttccccatttctaTTGGTTTATGTTCAACTacatatagtatagtatacAGTATATAGCATTGACTGATTCTGCTTACCAACTTTCAAACTATCAAGAACTAGGTTTGAGTTTTAAACCTTAATGACCGAGTAATACTATTCCTAGGCTTACAACTAGAGAGTAGAATATGGAAGTTGAATCCAAACCAGTGAGCTCAAAGTTTAGTACAGTGCTTACGAAGAC
This portion of the Drosophila santomea strain STO CAGO 1482 chromosome 3L, Prin_Dsan_1.1, whole genome shotgun sequence genome encodes:
- the LOC120448332 gene encoding sulfate anion transporter 1 isoform X2, translating into MPSDKEIPETKPLNNNNTNGNGGSAPSKLKIQPKYSIHRDVLTHEVVIKQTGYAARDKSIPSSLRNCWQSWNFFALFTGVIPILQWLPQYSPRRDLPGDIIAGFTVAIMNIPHGMAYGILAGVSAGNGLYMAVFPVLAYMFLGTSKHISIGTFAVASMMTAKVVDTYANVDDHPHILPVNGSALLSNGTPTVSPLLLTTVSPLQLLNSTLNADPITKIEVATSLALTVGIVNLLMAFLRLGTLSSLLSEPLVNGFTTAAACHVVTAQLKDVLGISVPRHKGAFKIIYTVIDVVKGVPQTNLVNFGFCMAVIGFMMICNEILKPRLSKKCRFPLPAELIMVIGGTLISRWFNLYVEYNVNPVGTIPSGLPEPALPRLDLVPKVAVDSIAIAIVTYSIIMSMGLTFAKKHGYEVRPNQELFAMGIGNMVGGCFSCIPMACSLSRSVIQDQTGGVSQIASLVSASLVIVTLMWIGPFFSSLPRCVLAGVIIVALKPMFMQAKELKKFSKQGKLEMFTWISTFLCVIVIDIDIGLLIGICISLLALYIKGLKPYSCLLGYMPEAPGIYMDLNQHRNAMQVPEVRIFRYSGSLNFATSLFFRRALYEAVGLDKIPLTKVSSSNSNSPSKGSKSSYSPVSQNGGKAINGKLDETSGAFKVLVLDFSMLGHIDVAGCRTLTDLSKELKVRGARLLLASPVDRVYDTLVHSMALSEGPFEIFPTLHDCVEYANACRTA
- the LOC120448332 gene encoding sulfate anion transporter 1 isoform X1, with the protein product MPSDKEIPETKPLNNNNTNGNGGSAPSKLKIQPKYSIHRDVLTHEVVIKQTGYAARDKSIPSSLRNCWQSWNFFALFTGVIPILQWLPQYSPRRDLPGDIIAGFTVAIMNIPHGMAYGILAGVSAGNGLYMAVFPVLAYMFLGTSKHISIGTFAVASMMTAKVVDTYANVDDHPHILPVNGSALLSNGTPTVSPLLLNSPAFSDYISLNSPAFSDYISLTTVSPLQLLNSTLNADPITKIEVATSLALTVGIVNLLMAFLRLGTLSSLLSEPLVNGFTTAAACHVVTAQLKDVLGISVPRHKGAFKIIYTVIDVVKGVPQTNLVNFGFCMAVIGFMMICNEILKPRLSKKCRFPLPAELIMVIGGTLISRWFNLYVEYNVNPVGTIPSGLPEPALPRLDLVPKVAVDSIAIAIVTYSIIMSMGLTFAKKHGYEVRPNQELFAMGIGNMVGGCFSCIPMACSLSRSVIQDQTGGVSQIASLVSASLVIVTLMWIGPFFSSLPRCVLAGVIIVALKPMFMQAKELKKFSKQGKLEMFTWISTFLCVIVIDIDIGLLIGICISLLALYIKGLKPYSCLLGYMPEAPGIYMDLNQHRNAMQVPEVRIFRYSGSLNFATSLFFRRALYEAVGLDKIPLTKVSSSNSNSPSKGSKSSYSPVSQNGGKAINGKLDETSGAFKVLVLDFSMLGHIDVAGCRTLTDLSKELKVRGARLLLASPVDRVYDTLVHSMALSEGPFEIFPTLHDCVEYANACRTA